Proteins encoded together in one Paracidovorax wautersii window:
- the glcF gene encoding glycolate oxidase subunit GlcF, producing MQTQLAPQYQGTPEGQEAEAILRKCVHCGFCTATCPTYQLLGDELDGPRGRIYLIKQVLEGATPTRKTQQHLDRCLTCRNCETTCPSGVQYGHLVDIGRKLVDEQVPRPLGERAARWALKEGLPSPLFRPAMKAGQAVRGLLPAAVRAKVPAPQQAGAWPVREHARKVLMLAGCVQPAMLPNVNRATARVLDAAGIQTIVAPQAGCCGAVKFHLNDQEGGLAQARANIDAWWPYVDSPAGVESIVINASGCGVMVKDYGHLLRGDAHYAERAARISALARDLCELLPDMLPELAEKLQGRVAPTEALLAYHPPCTLQHGQKLRGGVETHLAALGFRVTTCRTESHLCCGSAGTYSVLQPALAYQLRDRKLDALGDACGGQAPDAILSANVGCITHLQSGTDVPVRHWVEVLDEALIGR from the coding sequence ATGCAAACCCAGCTCGCCCCCCAGTACCAGGGCACGCCCGAAGGGCAGGAGGCCGAAGCCATCCTGCGCAAGTGCGTCCACTGCGGCTTCTGCACCGCCACCTGCCCGACCTACCAGTTGCTCGGCGACGAGCTGGACGGGCCGCGCGGCCGCATCTACCTCATCAAGCAGGTGCTGGAAGGCGCCACGCCCACGCGCAAGACGCAGCAGCACCTGGACCGCTGCCTCACCTGCCGCAACTGCGAGACCACCTGCCCCAGCGGCGTGCAGTACGGGCACCTGGTGGACATCGGGCGCAAGTTGGTCGACGAACAGGTGCCCCGCCCGCTGGGAGAGCGCGCCGCCCGCTGGGCGCTGAAGGAGGGCCTGCCCTCGCCGCTGTTCCGTCCCGCCATGAAGGCCGGCCAGGCCGTACGCGGCCTGCTGCCCGCCGCGGTGCGCGCCAAGGTGCCCGCCCCGCAGCAGGCCGGCGCCTGGCCGGTGCGCGAGCACGCCCGCAAGGTCCTCATGCTGGCGGGCTGCGTGCAGCCGGCCATGCTGCCCAACGTCAACCGGGCCACGGCTCGCGTGCTGGACGCGGCCGGCATCCAGACCATCGTCGCGCCCCAGGCCGGCTGCTGCGGCGCCGTCAAGTTCCACCTCAACGACCAGGAAGGGGGGCTGGCCCAGGCCCGCGCCAACATCGACGCCTGGTGGCCCTACGTGGACTCGCCGGCCGGCGTGGAGAGCATCGTCATCAACGCCTCGGGCTGCGGCGTGATGGTCAAGGACTACGGCCACCTGCTGCGCGGCGACGCGCACTATGCCGAGCGCGCCGCGCGCATCAGCGCCCTGGCGCGCGACCTGTGCGAGCTGCTGCCCGACATGCTGCCCGAGCTGGCCGAGAAGCTGCAAGGCCGCGTCGCCCCCACCGAAGCCCTGCTGGCCTACCACCCGCCCTGCACGCTGCAGCACGGCCAGAAGCTGCGCGGCGGCGTCGAGACGCACCTGGCCGCGCTGGGCTTTCGCGTGACCACCTGCCGCACCGAATCGCATCTGTGCTGCGGCTCGGCGGGCACGTACTCGGTGCTGCAGCCCGCGCTGGCCTACCAGCTGCGCGACCGCAAGCTGGACGCGCTGGGCGATGCCTGCGGCGGCCAGGCGCCCGACGCCATCCTGTCGGCCAACGTGGGCTGCATCACGCACCTGC